Proteins from a genomic interval of Phlebotomus papatasi isolate M1 chromosome 3, Ppap_2.1, whole genome shotgun sequence:
- the LOC129807846 gene encoding complex I assembly factor ACAD9, mitochondrial — MLTAGRSAIRRFLIHPSHKWPTLPSGQFLSSAQIQPKSSSIPPTDDEAAGKKEVTQESSKTPGIRIISTKVDKKLPKKEPLMKNMFMCRVDTDLLIYPEVFNYQDHPEVMEKVTPIRQTLEDFEEIKQIDAQGEISESIWRKIDNLGLYGMNIPQHFGGLGYMVSDSLYTLEPLASEPALLMCLGIHHQVADAILKVGTDEQKQIYLPRLASGELLGSVALQETVDAEGSMFNTVATSDAGETVWRISGEKLFVLNGRKANLLVVFAKTEGINYKGTKDETVTAFLVETDRDGVEKIPKDSREFGMRGSESITVKFNNVEVSSRNILGTVGLGHEVGEELVKLMRLQGGLAAVGMLKKLLIENSEYCIEKKPGGMDLVEVDLLKNRFSRITCDIYAIESMIYLTAGLLDMYDGQDVTLECGIIKNFSAMALSRAAGMIACHRDSTIFTQGHVTERFMRDALQFQTQGEVLDSLRCLISLTGLQFLGKEMYETVKKVRNPLFHPSYIFKRLFTGQSFDKPKKFANLEHYLHLSVKPGVDAMELSIVRLHLLSEFLLGRYGTEIYQHQVDLQRLAEVATLCYAMFASVARASRSYCIGLRYADFEMHTATSVCSHATERIIHLAEEIQHNQFFSHDVAHEKIGKQLFKSKGYFLEHPLTRNF, encoded by the coding sequence ATGTTAACAGCCGGTAGGAGTGCAATCAGGCGCTTCCTGATACACCCATCCCACAAATGGCCAACTCTCCCCAGTGGACAGTTTCTAAGTAGTGCCCAAATCCAACCAAAATCCTCATCAATCCCACCGACTGACGATGAGGCAGCCGGGAAGAAGGAAGTCACCCAGGAATCATCAAAAACCCCCGGAATACGAATTATCAGCACAAAAGTGGACAAAAAATTGCCCAAGAAGGAGCCACTGATGAAGAATATGTTCATGTGTCGTGTTGACACGGACTTGCTGATCTATCCTGAGGTCTTCAACTACCAGGATCATCCAGAAGTGATGGAAAAAGTGACTCCTATTCGTCAAACACTGGAGGATTTTGAAGAAATCAAGCAGATAGACGCCCAAGGAGAAATTTCTGAGAGTATTTGGCGAAAAATCGACAATTTGGGGCTCTATGGAATGAATATTCCGCAGCATTTTGGTGGATTGGGCTACATGGTATCCGATTCCCTGTATACACTGGAGCCTTTGGCTTCAGAACCTGCCCTTTTGATGTGCCTGGGGATACATCATCAAGTGGCAGATGCTATTTTGAAGGTGGGAACTGATGAACAGAAGCAGATTTATCTGCCAAGGCTAGCTTCCGGGGAACTCCTGGGCAGTGTAGCCCTTCAGGAGACTGTTGACGCCGAGGGTTCTATGTTTAACACCGTGGCCACAAGTGACGCCGGCGAGACAGTTTGGAGGATTTCTGGGGAGAAACTTTTCGTCCTGAATGGCAGGAAGGCAAATCTCTTAGTGGTTTTTGCCAAAACCGAAGGGATTAACTACAAAGGCACAAAAGATGAGACTGTCACGGCATTCCTGGTAGAGACAGATCGAGATGGTGTGGAGAAAATCCCAAAGGATTCGCGAGAATTCGGGATGCGAGGCTCTGAAAGCATCACCGTCAAATTCAACAATGTCGAAGTCTCCTCAAGGAATATCCTGGGCACAGTAGGACTTGGACATGAAGTTGGGGAGGAACTGGTGAAGCTAATGCGCCTTCAGGGTGGCCTAGCAGCCGTAGGCATGCTAAAGAAGCTTCTGATAGAGAATTCCGAGTACTGCATAGAGAAAAAGCCCGGAGGAATGGATCTGGTGGAAGTGGATTTGCTCAAAAATCGCTTTTCGCGCATCACCTGTGACATTTATGCCATTGAGAGCATGATTTACCTGACAGCTGGCCTGCTAGACATGTACGATGGTCAGGATGTCACCCTGGAATGTGGAATCATCAAGAATTTCTCCGCAATGGCCCTCAGTCGAGCAGCAGGAATGATTGCATGTCACAGAGATTCCACAATCTTCACCCAAGGTCACGTGACAGAACGCTTCATGCGGGATGCTCTTCAGTTCCAGACCCAAGGTGAAGTCCTAGACTCCCTTCGGTGCCTAATCTCCCTCACGGGACTTCAATTCCTCGGCAAGGAAATGTACGAGACCGTCAAAAAAGTCAGAAATCCCCTCTTTCATCCCTCCTACATCTTCAAGCGCCTCTTCACTGGCCAATCCTTCGACAAACCCAAGAAATTCGCCAATCTCGAGCACTATCTCCATCTCTCCGTGAAACCCGGCGTAGATGCCATGGAACTCTCAATCGTGCGCCTGCATCTTCTCTCAGAATTCCTCCTAGGACGCTACGGCACAGAAATCTACCAGCATCAAGTGGATCTTCAGCGTCTGGCCGAAGTAGCTACTCTCTGCTATGCCATGTTTGCTTCCGTGGCCAGAGCCTCAAGATCCTACTGCATTGGCCTTCGCTATGCCGACTTCGAGATGCACACAGCAACTTCAGTCTGTTCACATGCCACCGAAAGGATCATTCATCTGGCCGAAGAAATCCAACACAATCAATTCTTCAGCCACGACGTGGCCCATGAGAAAATCGGAAAGCAATTGTTCAAGAGCAAGGGATACTTCCTGGAACATCCACTCACTAGaaacttctaa
- the LOC129807847 gene encoding BTB/POZ domain-containing protein 9, translating to MSSNSHSMADPNPWGEIELTSRFSEEMSQLCINQDYSDVVFVVDGVKLPAHRVILAARSEYFRAMLFGGMSESSQNEIELKVPLEAFRALLRYIYSGHMSLSQMREEDVLDTLGLANQYGFTELEKAISGYLRKILSLDNVCAVLDAARLYAFDNLMNVCHTFMDRRTTDILKHESFKNLSQQSLIGLLERDSFSAPEVSIFVAVHEWCTANPDANIDLVVSHVRLPLMDLKQLFSVVRPSGIIGNDRLLDAIEKKTTSKFLPYRGALWPEENVASPQFDSKTIQGEQRSSLLDGDTESYDMERGYTRHTINENNDQGIVVELGAISIINHIKILLWDKDVRSYCYYVEVSVNQQNWERVIDHRDYNCRSWQFLYFPARAVRYIRLVGTHNTVNKVFHVVSLVAMYTANVPPLHNGIVAPVSNVATLEMSAIVVDGVSRTRNVLINGDVKNYDWDYGFTCHQLVSGMILVQLGQPYYIGSLRLLLWDLDDRNYCFYIETSTNRRNWELVVDKRSEPVRSWQHFTFSPRPVVFIKIVGTYNTANEIFHCVHFECPSQDPAYLLAKKEGDKKEKSSSTQTISPGGESPGEKNVGGAGAGGESSKS from the exons ATGAGCAGCAATAGCCATAGCATGGCTGACCCAAATCCCTGGGGCGAG ATTGAGCTGACAAGCCGCTTTTCCGAGGAAATGTCCCAGTTGTGCATAAATCAGGATTACTCGGATGTGGTGTTTGTGGTGGATGGAGTAAAGTTACCGGCTCATCGAGTGATTTTAGCTGCCCGGAGTGAGTATTTCCGGGCGATGCTTTTTGGGGGAATGTCCGAGAGTTCGCAAAATGAGATTGAACTGAAAGTTCCTCTGGAGGCTTTTCGTGCTCTCCTGCGTTACATTTACTCAGGGCATATGTCCCTGTCGCAGATGAGGGAGGAGGATGTACTGGATACTCTCGGTCTGGCCAATCAGTATGGCTTCACGGAGCTGGAAAAGGCAATTTCGGggtatttgagaaaaatactcTCCCTGGACAATGTCTGTGCTGTCCTGGATGCTGCTCGGCTCTATGCCTTTGACAATCTCATGAATGTCTGCCATACGTTCATGGATCGCAGAACCACGGACATCCTCAAGCACGAATCCTTCAAGAATCTCTCGCAACAATCTCTGATCGGGCTGCTCGAGAGGGATTCCTTCTCGGCTCCCGAAGTGTCAATCTTTGTGGCTGTGCACGAATGGTGCACAGCCAATCCGGACGCCAATATTGACCTTGTGGTGTCCCATGTGCGTCTGCCCCTGATGGATCTCAAGCAACTCTTCAGCGTGGTGCGTCCCTCGGGCATCATAGGCAATGATCGATTGCTGGATGCCATCGAGAAGAAGACCACGAGTAAGTTCCTGCCCTATCGGGGTGCCCTGTGGCCAGAGGAAAATGTGGCATCGCCCCAATTTGACTCGAAGACCATTCAGGGTGAACAGAGATCATCCCTCCTGGACGGCGACACTGAGTCCTACGACATGGAGCGCGGCTATACGAGGCACACAATCAATGAAAACAATGATCAGGGCATTGTTGTGGAACTGGGAGCCATCAGTATCATAAATCACATCAAGATTCTGCTCTGGGACAAGGATGTTCGTTCCTACTGCTACTACGTTGAG GTGAGCGTCAATCAGCAAAACTGGGAACGGGTGATTGACCATCGCGACTACAATTGTCGCTCCTGGCAATTCCTCTACTTCCCTGCTCGAGCTGTTCGCTACATTCGCTTAGTCGGGACTCACAATACCGTCAACAAAGTCTTTCACGTGGTTTCCTTGGTGGCCATGTACACAGCCAATGTTCCTCCACTCCACAATGGGATTGTTGCACCTGTCAGCAATGTGGCCACGTTGGAGATGAGTGCGATTGTGGTGGATGGTGTCAGTCGTACGCGGAATGTCCTGATCAATGGAGATGTGAAGAATTATGACTGGGATTATGGATTTACGTGCCATCAGTTGGTCAGTGGGATGATTCTTGTGCAATTGGGGCAGCCGTACTACATTGGATCACTGAGACTGTTGCTCTGGGATCTGGATGATCGCAATTACTGCTTCTACATTGAGACTTCGACCAATCGGAGGAATTGGGAATTGGTGGTGGACAAGAGATCTGAACCAGTGCGATCCTGGCAACATTTCACCTTCTCGCCGCGTCCGGTGGTCTTCATAAAGATCGTTGGGACGTACAATACAGCCAATGAG ATTTTCCACTGTGTCCACTTTGAGTGTCCATCGCAGGATCCGGCGTATTTGCTGGCCAAGAAGGAGGGtgacaagaaagaaaaaagttcCTCAACACAAACAATATCCCCAGGAGGAGAGAGTCCAGGTGAGAAGAATGTAGGAGGAGCAGGAGCAGGAGGAGAATCATCAAAGTCGTAA